In Setaria italica strain Yugu1 unplaced genomic scaffold, Setaria_italica_v2.0 scaffold_11, whole genome shotgun sequence, a single genomic region encodes these proteins:
- the LOC101754890 gene encoding uclacyanin 1, with protein sequence MAMASRAILAVAAVAALAVQLAAAVDHPVGGSGAWDASGTNYNAWAAKQPIKQGDTMSFQYSASHDVTEVTKADYDTCSGANPIKSYTGGATTIKLTTPGKRYFICSVTGHCSAGMKLEVTVAAAAPAPAGKSKPRHQRSVAPTPAPAMAPEPSSTEELPNVSSPTAAPAPKSSDAATIGGKAVVGLALGVVAMALVAM encoded by the exons ATGGCCATGGCTAGCAGAGccatcctcgccgtcgcggccgtgGCCGCCCTGGCGGTGCagctcgccgcggcggtggaCCATCCGGTGGGAGGCAGCGGCGCCTGGGACGCCAGCGGCACCAACTACAACGCCTGGGCCGCAAAGCAGCCCATCAAGCAGGGCGACACCATGT CGTTCCAGTACTCGGCGTCGCACGACGTCACGGAGGTGACCAAGGCCGACTACGACACCTGCTCCGGCGCCAACCCCATCAAGTCCTAcaccggcggcgccaccaccaTCAAGCTCACCACCCCGGGCAAGCGCTACTTCATCTGCAGCGTCACCGGCCACTGCTCCGCCGGCATGAAGCTCGAggtcaccgtcgccgccgccgcgcccgcgccagcAGGCAAGAGCAAGCCCCGCCACCAGAGGAGCGTCGCCCCGACCCCGGCCCCGGCAATGGCGCCGGAGCCTTCGTCCACCGAGGAGCTCCCCAACGTGTCCTCGCccaccgcggcgccggcgcccaagTCGTCGGACGCGGCCACCATTGGAGGCAAGGCTGTCGTGGGGCTCGCCTTGGGCGTCGTCGCCATGGCCCTGGTGGCCATGTGA